The Pieris napi chromosome 21, ilPieNapi1.2, whole genome shotgun sequence genome contains a region encoding:
- the LOC125060275 gene encoding uncharacterized protein CG7065-like isoform X3 — protein MLERKGRDGCGNWIYLCFPCAAQCSGEQVLQLHIAGKRHKMKLAQKNEWPLSIFHEHPYILNEKGAVLRSVSEALKTLKDDEKPTETLDPLEQKYGHYRNLRCHIQDILDDTKAPLIGVEYLVEHPPEESHHEPQYMCTLCYKQGHPRTIVNHLTCYSHRIHYLSKHFPKAHKALLPYRNQKCSRTGQMMVMNRLVQCIEMKYGRMKPVNFQKDEFQRNKDEIGRWIYSGKHFSEADGCTFEEVIDADLISNLTSLENKEPSPPIVAAPSKPKIKIKPIGLPTEQWSDISDDEEFRRNDIKRNVQQAPPEQYYTKKHLDTNSHVLTKERRQRPGNLDFKVKRAKELSLEAETTAKRMLAYHEKNPEKHPLYPEEWKKFWNRRYKELQAEGKDTSKHDFKPEWIKFWTVRMKELHDQELRVAIHEIYRKFSLAIPNNIPSKTEDSRRRSVEKKRSLSPQNRRSSPEFKKIVRQHSPERRISLDRKRSLERRRSLERRRSLERRSSPERRRSPDRRRSPDRRRSQERRRSPERLRRFMERRPFKDTKYKIDRRPIVAVSELRAKERSVSPPPRRSPLRLLRTRSRSPIKRSLHKRSRSPSRSTWHSRGSPLSQRGDLTIASSAARNPSPTPTNVEPSMQTVLISDDELQGGTSPWDSGDSLGSLPDMRSPPSRSRGDSLSSRMSHTRHTSQDYKSLTDSADNIVATLRMLVALEDHLGSMGPKVVDLLAEAIRMEKERANSSEELLDREPAVVLIETAKEKLKGGLQAGLVPAAATSAVRAAVVRAAATLHAADKRTRARQKQESNKPTSSKASIVPVAGVGEVDREEIAQQMAAALIAQGKTDVSSEELAQLVDAVVGMAEAKKREAKLKEHVKTIESNKRMEGSDSAAASALQMLQSAYDDKKASANDLPDAMDGLSDSDLETLLKNFNELSAEEQHSLIAYLKKLEAREPARVERLRQYVSADAEAAAVSESVPMKQPEKVDVKPVAIDSDDDDYTVDELFHSATQKVKEDQIRQEMEIVKKSLENKTPPKAESPKAAPPLFDFAKNISSASDLLALVQASIKSSSTAPPQVADVTPTTSFQPRSFGDLQENVEQRNSQPDFPNQISSFGTPSFNSERNFRDPYNSGNQQNPYQAPNVYNQSQNFNVPLGNQNNFNPEPNNVQFGQNNYEPRGNFNNQGPRHFTNGGKQHNHNFRPRGPQHGNRPQFGNFEQNNFRGRGRGGRGRGRGFY, from the exons ATGTTGGAGCGGAAAGGGCGCGACGGATGTGGGAATTGGATTTATCTGTGTTTTCCCTGCGCGGCGCAGTGCAGCGGAGAGCAGGTCCTTCAG CTCCACATTGCGGGAAAAAGACATAAGATGAAGCTGGCGCAGAAAAATGAGTGGCCTTTGTCAATATTTCATGAGCATCCTTATATTCTTAATGAAAAAGGAGCCGTGCTTAGAtctg TTTCAGAGGCGCTCAAGACCCTAAAAGATGATGAAAAACCAACGGAAACATTGGACCCGCTGGAACAGAAGTATGGTCATTATAGAAATTTACGATGCCACATACAAGACATTCTTGATGATACGAA GGCTCCGCTGATAGGCGTAGAGTACTTGGTGGAGCACCCGCCTGAGGAATCTCACCACGAGCCGCAGTACATGTGTACGCTTTGCTACAAGCAGGGTCACCCGAGGACGATTGTCAACCATCTGACTTGTTACTCGCATCGGATTCATTATCTC agCAAACATTTCCCAAAAGCGCACAAGGCGTTGCTGCCTTACCGTAATCAGAAGTGCAGTCGCACTGGTCAGATGATGGTCATGAATCGTCTAGTTCAATGCATTGAAATGAAGTATGGACGTATGAAACCCGTGAATTTTCAGAAGGACGAATTTCAACGGAATaa AGATGAAATTGGGCGATGGATATATTCTGGGAAACATTTCTCCGAGGCTGATGGATGTACTTTTGAAGAGGTCATTGACGCTGACCTGATATCCAACTTAACCTCGTTAG AGAACAAAGAGCCTTCGCCGCCCATCGTAGCTGCCCCTTCGAAACCGAAAATTAAG atcAAACCTATTGGTCTACCAACGGAGCAATGGTCGGATATCAGCGATGACGAAGAATTCCGCAGAAATGACATTAAAAG GAATGTACAACAAGCGCCCCCAGAGCAGTATTATACCAAAAAGCATCTCGACACAAACTCGCATGTTTTGACAAAAGAGAGG agacAACGACCAGGCAATTTGGACTTTAAGGTAAAACGCGCAAAGGAATTGAGCTTGGAAGCAGAAACGACAGCAAAGAGAATGCTTGCCTATCACGAGAAGAATCCAGAAAAGCATCCCCTATACCCTGAGGAGTGGAAGAAATTCTGGAATAGACGGTACAAGGAACTGCAGGCTG AGGGAAAAGACACATCGAAGCACGATTTCAAGCCCGAATGGATAAAATTCTGGACGGTGCGTATGAAGGAGCTCCATGACCAAGAACTGCGCGTGGCTATTCATGAGATCTATCGGAAATTCAGTCTTGCCATACCTAATAACATTCCGTCTAAGACGGAG gaTAGCAGACGTCGCTCAGTGGAAAAGAAACGTTCCCTTTCACCGCAGAACAGAAGGAGCTCACCCGAGTTTAAGAAAATAGTCCGGCAACATTCGCCCGAGCGTAGAATATCTCTTGACAGGAAAAGGTCACTCGAAAGGAGAAGGTCACTCGAAAGGAGAAGGTCACTCGAAAGGAGAAGTTCACCCGAAAGGAGAAGGTCACCCGACAGACGACGGTCGCCTGACAGGAGACGTTCACAAGAACGTAGAAGGTCACCCGAACGTTTAAGACGCTTTATGGAAAGACGACCATTTAAGGACACTAAGTACAAAATTGATCGCCGACCTATTGTTGCTGTTTCTGAGCTGAG AGCTAAAGAGCGCTCAGTGTCACCGCCACCTCGTCGTTCGCCTTTGAGATTACTGCGCACGCGCTCTAGGAGCCCGATCAAAAG GTCTTTACATAAAAGGTCGCGAAGCCCCAGTCGCAGTACTTGGCATAGCAGAGGGAGTCCTTTGTCCCAAAGAGGTGACCTCACCATCGCGTCCTCCGCAGCACGGAACCCAAGTCCCACTCCAACGAATGTAGAACCTTCTATGCAGACCGTACTCATCTCGGATGATGAGCTTCAAGg TGGAACGTCTCCATGGGATTCTGGTGATTCGCTCGGCTCATTACCAGATATGCGTTCGCCGCCTTCCCGGTCTAGAGGCGATAGTCTTTCTTCACGCATGTCACACACACGGCATACTAGCCAAGACTACaag AGTTTGACGGATTCAGCAGATAATATAGTGGCGACGTTGCGAATGCTGGTGGCGTTGGAGGACCATCTCGGGAGTATGGGGCCTAAAGTCGTGGACTTATTAGCTGAAGCCATTCGCATGGAGAAG gAAAGAGCGAATTCATCCGAAGAGCTCTTAGACCGAGAGCCCGCAGTGGTCCTAATAGAGACGGCGAAGGAGAAACTGAAGGGAGGTTTGCAGGCTGGGCTGGTCCCAGCTGCTGCGACCTCCGCAGTCAGGGCGGCCGTTGTTCGAGCGGCTGCTACTCTTCATGCTGCTGATAAACGAACCCGGGCTAGGCAAAAG CAAGAAAGCAATAAACCAACGAGTAGCAAAGCAAGTATTGTGCCAGTAGCGGGTGTGGGGGAAGTGGACCGGGAAGAGATCGCCCAACAGATGGCCGCTGCACTCATTGCTCAAGGGAAGACTGATGTCTCTTCGGAAGAGTTAGCTCAACTCGTCGATGCTGTG GTCGGTATGGCCGAGGCGAAGAAAAGGGAGGCAAAACTCAAGGAGCACGTGAAAACCATTGAGTCGAACAAGAGAATGGAAGGGAGCGACTCTGCCGCCGCTTCCGCCTTACAAATGCTTCAGTCTGCTTATGATGATAAGAA gGCATCCGCTAACGACCTCCCGGATGCAATGGACGGCCTCTCCGACTCGGACCTTGAGACTCTACTCAAGAACTTTAACGAACTCTCGGCTGAAGAACAGCACAGCTTAATAGCGTATTTGAAGAAGCTAGAAGCGCGAGAACCTGCAAGAGTTGAGCGTTTGAGACAATATGTCAGCGCAGATGCGGAGGCAGCGGCTGTTTCGGAGTCTGTGCCGATGAAACAACCAGAGAAAGTTGACGTCAAGCCTGTCGCCATCGATAGCGATGACGATGATTACACCGTTGATGAG TTATTCCATTCGGCAACACAAAAAGTCAAAGAAGATCAGATTCGACAAGAGATGGAGATAGTCAAGAAATCGCTAGAAAACAAGACTCCACCGAAAGCGGAGAGTCCAAAGGCGGCCCCTCCCCTTTTCGACTTCGCTAAGAATATTTCTTCTGCCTCAGATCTTCTCGCTCTAGTGCAAGCCTCCATCAAATCCAGTTCGACTGCCCCTCCACAAGTAGCGGATGTCACTCCCACAACTTCATTCCAACCGAGATCCTTCGGAGACCTCCAAGAAAATGTCGAGCAGAGAAATTCGCAGCCCGACTTCCCCAACCAGATATCTTCGTTCGGCACACCCTCGTTCAACTCGGAGCGCAACTTTAGGGATCCCTACAATAGTGGAAATCAGCAGAACCCATATCAAGCTCCAAACGTGTACAACCAATCTCAGAATTTCAATGTTCCTTTAGGCAACCAAAACAACTTTAACCCGGAACCGAATAACGTGCAATTTGGTCAGAATAATTATGAACCTCGTGGGAATTTCAATAATCAGGGTCCTCGACACTTCACCAACGGTGGGAAACAGCACAATCATAATTTTAGGCCGCGGGGTCCGCAACATGGCAATCGGCCTCAATTTGGAAATTTTGAGCAAAATAACTTCAGAGGTCGAGGCAGAGGCGGCAGAGGTCGCGGGAggggtttttattaa